Part of the Cydia pomonella isolate Wapato2018A chromosome 5, ilCydPomo1, whole genome shotgun sequence genome is shown below.
ttttattacgtgccttaaagtttaataaaagttgatttaaatatatatatattgtaatatttatagctACGAATTTAGATTAAAAACCCAATGTGcatttaaattaactaaaaatatgtgttgtaactcaatttattgtatatatttttattcacatatacatacaaaaaaaaacctgctTGAGTTCgtcacaaaaaaaatgttttagtgcGTGGGCAGTTACGTATTCAAAATATCATGgctcatataaaataaaaataaaaatcatttatttcagaccgataAGATCCATAAATTTTGTTAGAAAAAGTGTCAAAGTTACTTGTCAGGGTAAAACCTTGCTCGCGATTTAAGACGAAATTTAGTAGTAAAAGCGTGTTTTATCctataaaaactgttttaatgtGCTTGTGAGTAGTTGTGGAAACTGTGACAGTGTTTTCTACATGTAAAACTATAAACTTTGAACAATATTAGTGCTAAATATCTGTGACTGACAATTACcccaatttaaatatataagtcTACCCTCAATATTTTTCTCAAGTTGTCATTTAGTGTTGCCAGTGCAAATACTCTAAAATCTACCAAAATACATCCGAGAATACGAAAACAATGTCAGGGAAGAAAATTGCAAGTCCAAACGTATCAGCACAGGGAAAATGCACAAGATGTCAGAAGTCGTCAAATGAAAAAAAGCTTTCAGCTAATTGTGATTTGTGCAAGAATCTCTTCTGTAGCGACTGCCATGGCCTGTCACCGACGGAAGTTAGAGTGCTTGAACTAAAAACTGTTGCTCGAGTTATGACTTTTTACTGCACTGACTGCAGATCGGCAATAACACAGTTGCCAATGATTCTAAAAAAACTGGATGAACTAACTGGAGAAGTGCAGAAGCTCCGCGTGCGCCAAAGCATGCTGGAGACTAGAGTCGGCAGTTCGAGAAATAACGGAAAGATCGAACCGGGCGAACAACATTATCATCTACGATATTCCAGAATCTATTAGTGAGGTGGCCGAAGAGAGGAAAGAGCAAGATGTGCGTGAAACAATGAATTTGATAACCAGCGTTTCAAAGAACGTGAGCTGTGTCGGAATAAAAGCGTTTCGCCTGGGTGCTAAGTGCAGCAGCCGCACGTCGCCGCGCCCTCTGAAGGTCATCTTACGCAGCAAGAGTGAGGCGCTGGAAGTGCTTAGCAACAGAAAAAAGCTAGCGAAGCCAACGTCCGTGAAAGCTGACCTTACACCCATGCAAAGAGAATACCTTCAGTATTTAAGAGAAGAGCTTAACAAGCGTATAAGCGAAGGTGAAACAGGGATCACAATCAAGTACATCCGGGGCCACCCAACAATCGTAGAGACCGACCAGTCGGCTTCCAGACCGGCAAAAAACCAATAATTCATACCAGATATCGCCGGAATGATCCGACTGCCACCAATAATAAAGCCATTGCAGTTGGAGTACCCTTACCTCCTATTATTACTGTCAGTATTTTTTACACTAATATTCAATCTATTACTTCCAAACTCGACCTACTTATTGCTAGAGTACATAACCTGAAACCCACTCTGATTGTTATTACAGAAACATGGCTCAAACCAAATATTCCCGACTCGATGATAAAAATACCAGGCTACGATTTATATAGAGATGACCGGACTGAAAAACGTAGTGGTGGAGTAGCAATATATGCTGCGAATGGactggatattaaaataaaaactaaattgtacACTAAGTATAACACAAAACTTACAAACTCTGAATGCCTATTCTTGGACGTGGAAATTGGCAACTGCAAATTCATCTTATGCGGCGTATATAGGGGACATGACTCAACAATTGATCAGGACAATATCCTTCTCAATAGGCTGAGCGTGGCTTCGGAGTCAAATCTACTTGTCGCTATGGGGGATTTTAACTACGGTGGAGTCAAATGGCCATTAGAAAGTTCAGGATACCTGACACCGCGAGAAGATAACTTTTTACAGTGGTACAACAATACGAACTTCCATCAACTGGTAAATAAAGATACTAGATTTCGCCAAGGCAACCAACCATCCTGCTTAGATCTTATTCTAACAAACGATGATATACTAATAGCAAAAGTTGACCACCAAGCTCCTATTGGCAAAAGTGATCACACTTGCCTGCAAGCTACCAGTCAGTTGCAAACAAGGACACCCAATGCCACTAGACAGTTGCGATATAATTACAACAAAGCggattttgacaaaataaatgaGACAATTTCACTCAGATTACCACAAAAAATGGAATCGGTGGATAATGTCATAGAACAGTACAATATATTTCTTACTGAAGTGAAGGACGCAGTTGCCCTATATGTACCACAGGCTAAAACTAATGCTGTTGCACCTGATAAGCCGTGGATCAATAAAGAGATTCGAGATATGATTAAGCAGAAAATAGAACTATGGGACAAATATGTGCTTACTGGCTTGGATAAATTTCACAAGGACTACCGAAAGCTAAATAACAAGCTAACGAACCTCATAAGAACATGCCGCATAAAATATGAAACAGACTTATTAGAAACTGGACCAAAGCGGTTCTACTCCTACATTCGCCACCAACTAACATCGAAGGTCAGCACACCTAACGTCGTTTGCAATAAACAAGGACATACTGACAAAGGATATCGCTGAAGTTTTTGCGGATCAGTTCGAGGATGTCTTTCAGGTAGAACCTCAAGGACAACTGCCACACCTAGATCCATCCCTTAGAGTTGAGGAGtgtattacaaatattacattttcgATAGATAAAGTTAAACAGGTAACTAAAGAAATGAATTCAGATTCTGCACCTGGACCAGATGGCATTCCTGTTACATTGCTGCAAAAGTGTGACACCTTGGTTGGCCCGTTAGCCATGATAATGCAGACATCATATGACACAGGCATTTTACCTGAGCAATGGAAAACGGCAACCGTGACACCAATATTCAAGAAGGGAAATAAGCTTGAACCATCTAACTACAGACCAATAAGTCTCACTAGTGTAGTATGCAAAGCCATGGAGAAAATTCTGGTTAAACACATAAGAGGATTCCTTGCCCTGCACAGTGTGATTGGTGACCAGCAGCATGGTTTCTGTCCGCATCGCTCTACAGTGTCCAACTTGCTGTCTTGCCTCTCCTCCTGGACTAAAAGTTTTGACAAGAGGGACCCTACAGATGTAATTTACCTTGACTATGAAAAGGCCTTCGACAAAGTTCCCACAGAGAGGCTACTTTATAAACTGGAACACTTGGGAATCCGTGGGAAACTATTAATATGGATAAGGGCCTTTCTACAACATAGAACCTTTGAAGTTAGAGTTGGTGAGACTAAGTCAAGGCAGCGAGAGATACAGAGTGGAGTACCACAGGGTTCAGTTTTAGGCCCGGTGCTTTACATACTATACACTGTTGACCTTCCATGTCGCCTCAAATGCAGTATTAGTACTTTTGCGGATGATACCAAGTTATTTGCTAACCCACTCCTAGATTACAGCCAACTACAAGACGATCTAGATGCAATAGTAAGCTGGTCTAAGGAATGGTTAATCAATCTGAATTCTGCCAAATGTACAGTACTTCACATAGGAAATCGGAATCCCCGCCAGATTTACAACTTGGAAGGCACTCCACTAACGGCTGTAAAGGCACAAACTGACCTAGGTGTTAAAATCTCTGAGGACCTAAAGTGGGAAGAGCACATATCTACAATGGTTAAGAAAgcagtatttcacaccggcccaacgcctacagctttataaggcgcaggtgcgcccgcacatggaatactgttctcatctatgggcaggggcaccccagtaccagcttctccctctggaccgcatccaacgaagagcgactcgaattgtcgactgccagtgtatttcggatcggcttgactccttggcgctgcgtagagatgtggcctcgctctgcattttctatcgcatgtacaacggggagtgctccgaggaattgttcggattaatccctgccgcttcttttcgccatcgccctacgcgacaacatttccatcctcaccacttagatggttggcagtcctcaactgtgcgtttttacaggaactttctgcctcgcactgctaaactgtggaatgaactgtcgcctgcggtatttctggaccgatacgatcttcaaaccttcaagaaaagagcgtactcccatcttaaaggccggcaacgcacttacaacccctctggtgttgcaggtgtccatgggcggcggtaatcgcttaccatcaggtgatccgtctgctcgtttgcctcctctaccatataaaaaaaaaaaaaaaaaaaaaaccagaagCATGATTTACCTCATTAGAAAAGCCTTCAAGACCTTAACACCGTATATGAtgctaaaaatatacaaaacataTGTCAGACCCGTACTGGAGTATGCTTTTCAAGCCTGGAGTCCTTACTTTGCCAAGGACATTGAGATGCTCGAGAAAGTACAACGCAGTTTCACGAAACTGCCAAGGCAACTTAAAAACAAGCCATATGAAGAGAGACTAAAGGAACTAAACCTCACTACTCTAAAGCACCGCAGAGAACGTGGCGACCTAATAGAGACGTACAAAATACTATCTGGGCACTATGACCTCAAGGATTTCCAAGAGATGTTCAagcgcaacaacaacaaccgtcTGAGAGGTCATCATTTAAAGTTGGAAAGGCATAGGGCTCACAGTAACCCATACAAACACTTTTTCAGCAATCGAGTGGTGAGGGCTTGGAACAGGCTCCCAGAAGTAGTGGTTTCAGCAccaaatgtgaaccagtttaaaaataaattagacaagcacatGATATCTACTACTCattcatgataactatctttatgaatattggatacaggtcatatcagttgtcaaactgcctgcctgcttattaaataataacaataaataataacaggAAAATAATTCTTACACCCTAAGTTAGTAccaattaatttacataaaactaaattaaaattaatttatccaGCTCATTTAGCCTTGCCTATCAACACGTCTACACAGTAGCTCGTGAGATGGCAATCAAGGCGTTCAGCCAACATCCTTAGGAGGCTGTTGCTACTGCCGCGCACGCGTGTCAGCAGAGACGCTATTCTTTTGCGCCAGATGGCATAAAAGTCATCCGttcgcgcctccgcgaacatccgGTATGTTGCGCTACAGTACCTCGGCAgcttcaacagcatcctcaGGACGTTATTATACTGAACCCTTATTGTATTATAGGCTCGCTGCGTAAATGTTGCCCACAGACTACACGTGTAAAAAGTTTGGCAGTATGCTTTAAAGTGTTAACTTTACTTCATATATAGCACACTGGGCGTTTAACTGATCTTGCATTTTTTCTTGGGCAGCACtagtatattaataataataactaagcCTTCTTTATTCCTTAATAAAATTTCAGTAACATTCCAATTATAAAcacatttaacattatttaattattcaatctaaatttattttgtatgcaattattatattataactccctttatttatttttcgtcttaggctagatcatttataatatgaatataaaagtaaaatataaaacacttcaaaaacaatacaaaagatataaattataactattattaagAACCTCTCTACAGAGTAAAGGCCCTTACTCTAATAGCAACTTATTAGCCGCGTCCACACAGAGGGATCAAGAGAGGGGAGAGGGAAggatgctcgctctgtgtgggccAGGCTATTGGGTGCATAAAATCTGTATGCTTTGCCTGCGAATGACGTTACTAACCCAACCAAAAACAAAAGGTTTAACTAACCTGAATGAGTTTGAGTGCTAATAAACAGAAATCTTTCCTGTACTTTGGAGCCATAGTGCAGTCAATCATTTCCTTAgctgaaatatttaataaggATTCAAATTTAATCATTAAACTAAATTCTTAATCACTAGCAAGTTTTTCCaaacagttataaataataggAAAAGgataaatttcataattataggGTCTGTGATACATGATGGAAAAAAAATAGTCATAGTGGCAGGTCCCATACAAATACTTGATTTTAAAAAAGGCTGTAAGTAAAATTACAGGACGAGTATCGGCAACTTTTATATTCCAAACTTACAAAAGAAGTAGATCAAAATGTTCAATACTGCATCAGAGATCTAAATTTGGATCTACTAAGTTAAAGTTAAAGTCAAAGGTTACCATAACAACTCACCTTCTATCTTCAACAAACCATACTCTCTAATAAAAGCGACAACTGCTATTTTATGTGGAGTAATGTTTTCAACGTTGcctttaacataaataaatttcattacGTCTAAATTCTCGCTGCCGCTCTCCATGACTAAATAACACCGTAGTACTTGTTCCTTTTTATCTTCTTCACGTATTACTAAGGTAAACTTAGGTATTTGGTTCAGTTATTTGATGATTAAGAATTATGCGTATGTTCGCTGCTGCAAACAAACAAATTCTGCTGCTGTTTCGGCTAGCCAAAATATAAACACAACACcactttgaaattaaattaaattgtcgtTGTCAAAAAAATTTGGTTGAAAAATGTCAATTTATTCAGTTCACGTCTTCACGTTCTGTGACGTTCtgaatatggagtgtggaatagTTCTGAAAGCAATATAAGCTAGCTGTCTCATGCATACTCCGTGTAACAGAATGGGACGCTTCGCTGAAAAAGGTAGCAATCGTTAAAATACCTTCTAAGTGTTTAAAGGGACAGagataataattttactaaaattctgttataaaatatatatcaaaaataacaataaattatttggtAATAGGATCGTTTACATTTAATCGGCCATTATcatactaataatataaattcttaaaaaaagagtaaaatttaaataatggcCACACCGTGGTGCGTTGTTTCTGCCTGTGACCATGTTTTGTCTATTGTAGAGACAAGACAACTTGTaatttgtatatgtattgtattaagGCCACTGGCCTACgcacagtattttttatttattaagtttatacAAATTAgaatgaatttatttgtgtgaatcGTGAATCAAGTTTTACAATCCAATGCTGTATAGCTTGTTAACAAAAATTCATTGGTATTCATTCAAGTTTTTCTTGAAAATTCCTGTTACAAATTCTCTACCATTCATGAATGAAATTTGATCTAGTAAAACACACAGATCGTGTTACTATGGATTACGAGAAGTGATTTGATACATATGAATGAAAGTAACTACAGGTGACTACCATTAATGATGGGGAGATTGTGTAttcttcttattttaaaagtgCTATGTTCACTAGTTGTTACTGAAACTTCACGTGTTACTGTTTTGCAAGGTGATTCTTTGCCTCACCATGGACGTTGCGAACCTATTACAATTCCACTCTGTCAACAGATTCAATACAATCAAACGATATTTCCGAATTTGTTAAATCACGCGAATCAGAAGGATGCTGGAGCAGAAATTCATCAGTTCACTCCCTTGATAAAGGTGAATTGTTCGCCAGACCTGAAGTTTTTCCTGTGTTCAATGTTTGCTCCTGTATGTACAATTCTAGATAAACCCATTCAGCCCTGCCAACACCTCTGTGAATCCGCGAGGCACAATTGTGATGAATTaatggcaaattttggattctCATGGCCCGATTACTTAGATTGCTCCAAGTTCCCAGTGGCAACAGACGAACATGTAATATGTGTCGGTGATAACAATGCTACACATGACTCTCGCAAGCCCACAGAGCACAAGCATCGCAAAGTTGACTACAAATCAAATATTGAAAATGACCCAGCTAAGTTACCTGGTGCAAAAGATTATGGCTTTGTGTGCCCAGCCCAATTTGAAGTACCTAAAAGCTTTGACTTGGATTATTCCTTGATAGTTGGAGACAAGATTCAACCAGATTGTGGAGCACCTTGTGATGGAATGTTTTTCAAACAAGATGCAAAGAAGTTTTCAAGGCTGTGGATTGGAATCTGGGCAACTGTGTGTGCATTGAGCTGCTTATTCACCGTGTTGACATTTTTGATTGATACTGATAGATTTCGCTATCCTGAAAGGCCTATTATTTTCTTGTCAGTTTGTTACTTGATGGTAGCCTGCAGCTACATCATGGGTTGGGGTGCTGGTGATAGTGTGAGCTGCCAGGGCCCTTTCCCCTCCACACATGGAGGGTCAAGACTTACCAACCCTATGCTTATTACCCAAGGAACCAAGCATGAACCATGCACCATCTTATTTATGGTTGTATATTTCTTTAGTATGGCTTCAAGTATCTGGTGGGTGATATTGACCCTGACTTGGTTCTTAGCTGCTGGACTGAAATGGGGCCATGAAGCTATTGAAGCCAACTCACAGTACTTTCATTTGGCTGCTTGGGCTGTACCTGCAATCAAAaccatatcaatattagcaatGGGAAAAGTTGATGGTTAGTTCAGCATAATAATTTTTTCCACTGTTTGTATATCAtgcatttattaaaaacacaattaaaatcatatcaagACAGATGTCAGATCCACAACGCAGGCTTCAtcaatatatacataaacaagcaaaaaaaagaTCCACAACACACTTCGTCATCATAATATGCACCtatcctaaaaaatatatatccacaacaagtttcgtcaacggcctacctagtatctatataacaaaaagcaataaaaaatagaaacctaccccccactctgattttcacccggaccaaaagtgccaaaaatactggcggcattgcctcgctgaatggccagtGATATCTTTTGGATCAGGAAAGAACCAGAGCGAGGGTCGCAGCCCCTTTCAGCTGACGACCTATGCTGTTGATAAAGGCTAAAAGCTTTGGTCTCAACGGCAACCGGGACAAAATCGTACACTTGCTCGAAGTTGGCGTATTTGCTGTGTttgtatattaatttttaatgttcACAAGACTGGCGGTGTGCCATGAAACTGATGCCTTTTGTCTGAAAATTAATATGTCCTAAATATTTCACagatattttcatagaaaaaaatagacagTATTCCATAAACTATTATTTACCTTGTTGTTCCAGAAATGTAGCACGCCCGTTATGAATGATAATCAATGGCTTCTAAATGTGTCTAAGTtatgttttttctttgttttaggTGATGTCTTGTCTGGAGTTTGTTATGTGGGAATTTGGAATGCAGAAGCACTACGAGGATTTGTTCTAGCACCATTATGTGTGTATTTAGTGCTTGGTACTGTATTCCTACTGGCAGGGTTTGTCTCTCTATTTCGCATTCGAACAGTCATGAAACATGATGGCACCAAGACTGATAAACTTGAGAAGCTAATGATTCGGATTGGTGTTTTTGGTGTACTGTATACTGTGCCAGCTTTAATTGTGATAGCATGTTTGTTTTATGAGCAAGCATATTTTGATAGCTGGATGGTGACCTGGCATAGGGATATGTGTTCTTCATCTCTTTACTCCATACCATGCCCTTTTACCCGCCAGGAGACTGAGCGGCCGAAATTTGAAATGTTCATGATAAAATATCTCATGACTATGATTGTTGGCATAACGTCTAGTTTTTGGATCTGGTCTAGTAAAACTTTAGTGTCATGGCGCCAATTTTTCGACAAAATTAAAGGTCGAAGAGTTGAAGCTTATGTGTGATAGATTAAATTTAGGGGTAAAATCGGTGTTGTTGCATTTATAAATCAAGTTGGCAGCTAAGTGGCAGTTATTTCGTAACATAAAAACAAGGCTgatatttgtaaatatgtacCTTTTTGTCTCATTTATGGagattatttttcataattatttttaagttactttttttttacaatacttaTAGTTAAGAATCagtgtaatgtaattaaaacttattttactattataactgtttttatttaaattgttctCCGGCAAATTTAAGGAAAGCGATCTAAGGAACAGCAGTAGTAATTTGGTAAACAAATGGCATCTTTAGACAGACTAAAGGGCAAGGTGCTGCTAAAAAAACACAAA
Proteins encoded:
- the LOC133518269 gene encoding frizzled-7-B, with product MMGRLCILLILKVLCSLVVTETSRVTVLQGDSLPHHGRCEPITIPLCQQIQYNQTIFPNLLNHANQKDAGAEIHQFTPLIKVNCSPDLKFFLCSMFAPVCTILDKPIQPCQHLCESARHNCDELMANFGFSWPDYLDCSKFPVATDEHVICVGDNNATHDSRKPTEHKHRKVDYKSNIENDPAKLPGAKDYGFVCPAQFEVPKSFDLDYSLIVGDKIQPDCGAPCDGMFFKQDAKKFSRLWIGIWATVCALSCLFTVLTFLIDTDRFRYPERPIIFLSVCYLMVACSYIMGWGAGDSVSCQGPFPSTHGGSRLTNPMLITQGTKHEPCTILFMVVYFFSMASSIWWVILTLTWFLAAGLKWGHEAIEANSQYFHLAAWAVPAIKTISILAMGKVDGDVLSGVCYVGIWNAEALRGFVLAPLCVYLVLGTVFLLAGFVSLFRIRTVMKHDGTKTDKLEKLMIRIGVFGVLYTVPALIVIACLFYEQAYFDSWMVTWHRDMCSSSLYSIPCPFTRQETERPKFEMFMIKYLMTMIVGITSSFWIWSSKTLVSWRQFFDKIKGRRVEAYV